Genomic segment of Geminocystis herdmanii PCC 6308:
ATCGATCGCAATAATTTTGGCGTTGGGATTAGCAAATGCCAAGGTTAAAGTCGTCCATCCGCTACCACAACCGACATCTAAAATAACTTTATCAGTAGTGTCTATTACTTTTTGGCGATAAAGATAATAAGAAGTTGTTAAATTATTGAGAAAAAGAGCATTATATTCATTTTCGGGAGATTTCTCAATGGGTATATGAGGATAGGGAGAAGTATCGTATTGTTGTTCCAGTAAATTGTTTGATGGTTGGTTCATATTTTTGGTTTAGTTATTAAAAATTTCAAGATAAAATTCCACAAAATCAAATTCTTCTTTTTCATTAATATATTTTAAGGCTAACATTGCTAAATCAAAAGAACCATATAAATCGTGCATAATAATGGCTATTTTTATCAATTCTTCTGATGATAATTGAGCAAAATCAGTAAAATTTCGGACATAAACCGCATCAGTCCACATAACTTGGTTCATACCTTCATATATATTATTATTAATAAGTAAAGGTTTAAAAACTCTTTTATTAAGGGGAGAGAAAGTATGGAATGTAAAACCTAGTTTTCTTAAAACAATATCAATTTCGGCAAATAAAGGCTGATTTTCATAAGAACCAATAAAGTCAACTTCAGTATGAATAACTAAACTATTCCCAACAATATTCATGCCATTTTGAATAATATCTAATTCCGCACCCTGAACATCTAACTTAATGTAATCAATAGTATCTATTTCTTTAAGATCATCTAATCGATGGGTTTGGATAGTCTGTGTGTCAATTATTTTTGCCCACTGAGAAAAACCATGAAAATGATCTAAAACCTTATAATCAGGTTTTAGTAAAGAAGTCATCCCCGGTGCATGACAAATATGAAGAGTTGCTTCTTTTCCATCTCCTAAAGCATAGGGTAAGTATATTTCTTTCTCCTTTGCTTGGGAAGTTAATTTTTCGTATTCTTTAGGACTAGGCTCAAACCCATAAATAATAGCTTTATCGATTTGTTTGATATTATGATAAGGTGGATCACCGTCAATAGCACTTGCTCCGACATCTAAAATCTTAATATCAGGTAGTTCCATAAAGGAAAATAATTCATAAAATGACGGAATAGCTTTTTTTTCTTTCATTACTATTTAGATTAAGAATATATGTTATATATTATATTTTTATTCTCTCATTGATTTAATTATTTCCATTATAATAATTGTAAAGATATATGAATAATCATCAGATAAAAAATAAATCATTAGGTGAAACTTACATTGATAATGACAACTATTTTCAAGCAATTAATTGGTTTCAAGAAAACATAGAAAATGAGAATCAAAAATTAAATAATTATTTCCATTTAGGTTTAGCTTATTTACTATCAGATGAAATAGAAACAGCAGAAGCATTGTGGATGTCAATACTTTTAGAGTCTGATAATTTTGAGTATGATTTACAAAATCTTTTAACTATTTTAGATAGACAGGGGGTAAATCAATTACAAAAAAATAATTTTATACAAGCCTTAAAAATTTATAATAAAATTCATGAATTATTAATTAATGAAAACAGAAATAAACCTCATTGGGGATCATATTACTATCATTTTGGTTTAGTTTTTCAAGGTTTAAATGATCACAATAATGCCATTAAAGCCTATACAAAAGCTATTGAAATTAATATCAATTTGATTGATTCTTATAATAATTTAGGAAATATTTATTTATTTTTAAATCAACCAGAAAAAGCCGAGTTTATTTATCAAGAAGCTATCAAAATAAATCCTAATCATTCAGGTACTTATTTTAATTTATTTTTAACGTTAAAAGAATTAGGTAAAGTTGGAGATGCCATCGCCCTTGCAGAAAAAGCCTCTCAGTTATTTCCTGATGATTTTGTCTGGAAATTACAAAAAAACCTATTTTTACCGATAATTTATTCCACAGAAGAAGAAATTAAATATTATCGACAAAAATTTACTAAAGGTTTAGATAATTTAATCATAAATTTAGATTTATCAACGGACATTAAGAAAAAAAATGCCCTTAAAGCAATATCTAATCATACTAATTTTTACCTCGCTTATCAAGGTTTAAATGATTTAGATTTACAGAAAAAATATGGGGAATTAGTTACCAAAATAACCAGTATTAATTATCCCCAATGGATAAAATATAATACAAATTTTGGTGATAAAGAAAGCAAAAAAATAAAATTAGGCTTTGTCACTGGAGGTAGTAGTAATCGTGCTAAATGGTTATTAAAATGGTTAGAAAATTTGGATAAAAATATTTTTCATATTTATGTTTATATCATTGAAAATATTAACTATAGTATAGGTCAAAATTTTGAAAAAATAGCTGATTTTTATTACTTAATTCCTGATAATTTTGAAAAAAGTTGTCAAAAAATATCTGAAGATAAATTAGATGTTTTAACTTACACAGAAATCGGAATGTTACCGCAAACCATCCTCATGGGTAGTTTAAGATTAGCAGCAATTCAATGCTCAACTATCGGACATCCTTTAACTTCTGGGTTAAGTAATATTGACTATTATATTTCAAGAGAATTAATGGAGATTCAAGAAGCACAAAATTATTATTCAGAAAAATTATTTGTTTTACCTAATATTGGAATGTGTTTAGAAAAAAAACCTATTAATAATGTAAATAAATCAAGAAAAGACTTTAATTTAGATCATCAAAGTATTATTTATTTATGTAGCCAAATGCTTTTCAAGTATTTGCCACAACATGATTATTTATTTTCTGCGATCGCTAAAAAAGTTGATAATTCTAAGTTTATTTTTATTGAATCTTATCCTTATCTAACAAAAATTTTTCAAGAAAGATTAGACAAAGTTTTTAGTAAATATGACTTGAATTTTAAAAATTATTGTGTTTTTCTTCCTTCTCTATCACAGGATGATTATTTTAATTTGAATTTGTTATCGGATGTTTTTTTAGATAGTTTAGCATGGTCTGGAGACAATACCACTAGAGAGGCTTTATCTTGTCATTTACCTGTGGTGACACTACCGAGAGAATTTATGCGCACTCGTCACAGTTACGGTATTTTGAAAATGTTAGAAGTGACAGAAACTATTGCTAATTCCGAAAAAGAATATATCCAAATTGCTGTTAAGTTGGGGCTCGATCGAGCTTATAATCAAATGATTAGAGAGAAAATAAAAGTTAAGCTCGATCGACTTTATGAAGATTTAGAATGTGTGAAAGCATTAGAAAAATTTTATCTACAGATGAATCTTTGAGGCAGGAGGTTGTATGGAAATTAAAGTAATCTAAACAAAATTCTCTGTTGTGGAATGGGAAGCAGTTTACGAGGGAAATGGAGAAAGCTTATCAACAAATGTGGAATGTTTATGTAAATAGCTAGACATCAAAAAAAATACGGTAGAGAGGGTAAAATTTTACTTGTCCTAATTCCTCCCATTTTTCCGTTAAAATCTATTTTAAGATTGATCGAACTCTGAATCACTGGTAAGAGAATTTAACCAATTCACTAAATCCGATACACTATTAAAATCTAATAAATCAAGTCCTAAATTTTCTAGCTCTGAAAAAGATAAATTACTAAGTTGACTTTCTAATTGGCTATCAATATTTCCTAAGCGTTTTTGAAGTTGACGTAGAATTAATTGAGTTTCCAAATACTTACTTTGTTGAATCCCCTGTTGAATACCCTGTTGAATACCCTGTTGAATACCCTGTTGAATACCTTTATTAATAATTTGATTATAGACTACAGATTCTTGCATAATATCCTCCCGAAAGTAAAAGTTAATTAATGATAAATCAAATTTAATTCCTGCTAATAATTGTACACAGGTAGAAACATTATTTCTTTCTCTCCTGTTTTCAATTTTACTAATTTCCTCCGCTACTTGGCTTAATAAACTTTCAGGGTTGTCAGTTTTTGCCAATACCGCTAAAGGAAATAAAATTGGAGACTGTAGCAAAAGACTAAC
This window contains:
- a CDS encoding FkbM family methyltransferase; this encodes MKEKKAIPSFYELFSFMELPDIKILDVGASAIDGDPPYHNIKQIDKAIIYGFEPSPKEYEKLTSQAKEKEIYLPYALGDGKEATLHICHAPGMTSLLKPDYKVLDHFHGFSQWAKIIDTQTIQTHRLDDLKEIDTIDYIKLDVQGAELDIIQNGMNIVGNSLVIHTEVDFIGSYENQPLFAEIDIVLRKLGFTFHTFSPLNKRVFKPLLINNNIYEGMNQVMWTDAVYVRNFTDFAQLSSEELIKIAIIMHDLYGSFDLAMLALKYINEKEEFDFVEFYLEIFNN
- a CDS encoding O-linked N-acetylglucosamine transferase, SPINDLY family protein, encoding MNNHQIKNKSLGETYIDNDNYFQAINWFQENIENENQKLNNYFHLGLAYLLSDEIETAEALWMSILLESDNFEYDLQNLLTILDRQGVNQLQKNNFIQALKIYNKIHELLINENRNKPHWGSYYYHFGLVFQGLNDHNNAIKAYTKAIEININLIDSYNNLGNIYLFLNQPEKAEFIYQEAIKINPNHSGTYFNLFLTLKELGKVGDAIALAEKASQLFPDDFVWKLQKNLFLPIIYSTEEEIKYYRQKFTKGLDNLIINLDLSTDIKKKNALKAISNHTNFYLAYQGLNDLDLQKKYGELVTKITSINYPQWIKYNTNFGDKESKKIKLGFVTGGSSNRAKWLLKWLENLDKNIFHIYVYIIENINYSIGQNFEKIADFYYLIPDNFEKSCQKISEDKLDVLTYTEIGMLPQTILMGSLRLAAIQCSTIGHPLTSGLSNIDYYISRELMEIQEAQNYYSEKLFVLPNIGMCLEKKPINNVNKSRKDFNLDHQSIIYLCSQMLFKYLPQHDYLFSAIAKKVDNSKFIFIESYPYLTKIFQERLDKVFSKYDLNFKNYCVFLPSLSQDDYFNLNLLSDVFLDSLAWSGDNTTREALSCHLPVVTLPREFMRTRHSYGILKMLEVTETIANSEKEYIQIAVKLGLDRAYNQMIREKIKVKLDRLYEDLECVKALEKFYLQMNL
- a CDS encoding Rpn family recombination-promoting nuclease/putative transposase, coding for MSYDSILKFLVEESPQVFVHWLLNEDINEKVEILNVELNLEPIRADGLFFLTVADKILHLEFQTNPQSQPSIPLRMLDYWVRLYRQYETNIEQVVIYLKPTTSPDVLIDRFQTQNTSHRYRVIRIWEEDVSLLLQSPILFPLAVLAKTDNPESLLSQVAEEISKIENRRERNNVSTCVQLLAGIKFDLSLINFYFREDIMQESVVYNQIINKGIQQGIQQGIQQGIQQGIQQSKYLETQLILRQLQKRLGNIDSQLESQLSNLSFSELENLGLDLLDFNSVSDLVNWLNSLTSDSEFDQS